The proteins below come from a single Ovis aries strain OAR_USU_Benz2616 breed Rambouillet chromosome 18, ARS-UI_Ramb_v3.0, whole genome shotgun sequence genomic window:
- the COCH gene encoding cochlin, giving the protein MWASWIPVLCLGVCLLLPPEPVGSEGAVPIAITCFTRGLDIRKEKADVLCPGGCPLEEFSVFGHIVYASVSSICGAAVHRGVIGNSGGPVRIYSLPGRENYSSVVANGIQSQTLSRWSTSFTVTKGKSGTQEATGQAVSTAHPATGKRLKKTPEKKTGNKDCKADIAFLIDGSFNIGQRRFNLQKNFVGKVALMLGIGTEGPHVGLVQASEHPKIEFYLNNFTSAKDVLFAIKEVGFRGGNSNTGKALKHTAQKFFTADTGVRKGIPKVVVVFIDGWPSDDIEEAGIVAREFGVNVFIVSVAKPIPEELGMVQDVAFVDKAVCRNNGFFSYHMPNWFGTTKYVKPLVQKLCTHEQMMCSKTCYNSVNIAFLIDGSSSVGESNFRLMLEFVSNIAKTFEISDIGAKIAAVQFTYDQRREFSFTDYSTKENVLAVIRNIRYMSGGTATGDAISFTVRNVFGPMRDSPNKNFLVIVTDGQSYDDVRGPAAAAHDAGITIFSVGVAWAPLDDLKDMASKPKESHAFFTREFTGLEPIVSDVIRGICRDFLESQQ; this is encoded by the exons ATGTGGGCATCCTGGATCCCAGTTCTCTGCCTCG GTGTCTGTCTGCTGCTGCCGCCGGAGCCGGTAGGCAGCGAGGGAGCCG tTCCCATCGCTATCACATGCTTTACCAGAGGCCTGGAcatcaggaaagaaaaagcagatgTCCTCTGCCCAGGCGGCTGCCCTCTGGAGGAGTTCTCCGTGTTTGGGCACATAGTGTACGCGTCTGTATCAAGCATATGTGGTGCCGCTGTCCACAG GGGGGTAATTGGCAACTCAGGGGGACCTGTGAGaatctatagcctgccaggtcgAGAAAACTATTCCTCAGTAGTTGCCAATGGCATCCAGTCTCAGACGCTTTCCAGATGGTCCACTTCTTTCACAGTGACAA aAGGCAAAAGTGGTACCCAGGAAGCCACAGGGCAAGCAGTGTCCACAGCACATCCAGCAACAG GTAAACGACTAAAGAAAACACCGGAGAAGAAAACTGGCAATAAGG ACTGTAAAGCAGACATTGCATTTCTGATCGATGGGAGTTTTAATATTGGGCAACGCCGATTTAATCTACAGAAGAATTTTGTTGGGAAAGTGGCTCTAATGTTGGGAATTGGAACCGAAGGACCACACGTGGGCCTTGTTCAAGCCAG tgAACATCCTAAAATAGAATTTTACTTGAACAACTTTACATCAGCCAAAGATGTTTTGTTTGCTATAAAGGAAGTAGGTTTCAGAGGGGGTAATTCCAATACAG GAAAAGCCTTGAAGCATACCGCCCAGAAATTCTTCACTGCGGACACTGGAGTGAGAAAAGGGATTCCCAAAGTGGTGGTGGTATTTATTGATGGCTGGCCTTCTGATGACATCGAGGAAGCAGGCATTGTGGCCAGGGAGTTTGGCGTCAATGTATTTATAGTTTCTGTGGCTAAGCCTATCCCTGAGGAACTGGGAATGGTTCAGGATGTTGCATTTGTTGACAAG GCTGTCTGTCGGAATAACGGCTTCTTCTCTTACCACATGCCCAATTGGTTTGGCACCACAAAATACGTAAAGCCTCTGGTACAGAAGCTCTGCACTCACGAGCAAATGATGTGCAGCAAGACCTGTTATAACTCAGTGAACATTGCTTTTCTGATTGATGGCTCCAGTAGTGTTGGAGAAAGTAATTTCCGCCTCATGCTTGAATTTGTTTCCAACATAGCTAAGACTTTTGAAATCTCAGACATTGGTGCCAAGATAGCTGCGGTACAGTTCACCTATGATCAGCGCAGAGAGTTCAGTTTCACTGACTATAGCACCAAAGAGAATGTCCTAGCTGTTATCAGGAACATCCGCTACATGAGTGGTGGGACAGCTACtggggatgccatttcctttacTGTTAGAAATGTGTTTGGTCCCATGAGAGACAGCCCCAACAAGAACTTCCTGGTAATAGTCACAGATGGGCAGTCCTATGACGATGTTCgagggcctgctgctgctgcacacGATGCAG GTATCACCATCTTCTCTGTTGGTGTGGCTTGGGCACCTCTGGATGACCTGAAAGATATGGCCTCTAAACCAAAGGAGTCGCATGCTTTCTTCACAAGAGAATTCACAGGATTAGAACCAATTGTTTCTGATGTTATCAGAGGCATCTGTAGAGATTTCTTAGAATCCCAGCAATAA